A single region of the Asterias amurensis chromosome 19, ASM3211899v1 genome encodes:
- the LOC139951324 gene encoding palmitoyltransferase ZDHHC3-like isoform X2, whose translation MVFNLIVLMITMSHLRAVLSDPGIVPLPSIDLANMRSGQIPKKIVHKDGTNWTVCQKCEAYRPPRAHHCRICRRCIRKMDHHCPWINNCVGEFNQKYFIQFLFYVGVAGIHAILIVIISWLYDCPMCHNMIQKNARIAHSIVLVVLSLLFGLFVIAIGCDQVQAIFEEETAVEQVKLKSGATNGHRVKGQKNKMTLLREVFGKGPILCWILPWRSSRRVPLIPPNWEVV comes from the exons ATGGTATTCAACCTGATTGTGTTGATGATAACAATGTCACACCTCAGGGCCGTATTGTCAGATCCAG GTATTGTTCCACTGCCCAGCATTGACTTGGCAAATATGAGGTCCGGTCAGATTCCGAAAAAGATTGTTCATAAG GATGGAACAAATTGGACCGTTTGCCAGAAATGTGAAGCATATCGGCCACCGAGGGCACACCACTGTCGTATCTGTCGGCGATGTATACGCAAAATGGATCATCACTGCCCTTG GATTAATAATTGTGTAGGGGAATTCAACCAAAAGTATTTCATACAGTTTCTATTCTATGTTG GTGTTGCAGGAATACATGCCATTCTTATTGTAATCATATCCTGGTTATATGACTGCCCAATGTGCCACAACATGATCCAGAAAAATGCCAGAAT agccCATAGCATCGTCTTAGTGGTTCTGTCTCTCCTGTTTGGCCTTTTTGTTATAGCTATTGGGTGTGACCAG GTACAAGCAATTTTCGAAGAGGAAACGGCGGTCGAGCAGGTCAAACTAAAAAGTGGCGCTACCAATGGTCAtcgggtcaaaggtcaaaaaaacaaaatgaccttGCTTCGAGAGGTGTTTGGCAAAG GGCCCATATTGTGTTGGATCCTACCTTGGCGCTCCAGTCGACGAGTTCCTCTCATTCCCCCCAACTGGGAAGTTGTATAA